From Arachis hypogaea cultivar Tifrunner chromosome 3, arahy.Tifrunner.gnm2.J5K5, whole genome shotgun sequence:
atgattataacagttaataataataaaaaatttaaataaaaaatatatttttttcgactcctcatctttatttttatgaaattgattagccatcttttaatatttttttatcattgataTAGAAACTAATCGGTCTCGTAAAAGTAAAGATCGGGAGTTAGAAAGGGTACTTTTTTTTGTTTGAGGGTCTCGTAGTCCCttcaaaaaaattatcaaaaatcaaGTTGGGTATTCACTCTAATTAAGTGTGTGGTCGAGTTGGGTATTTACTCTGTGTGTGTCTGTGTGCGCGTATGTGTGTACATGCATGCGTGTGTGTGAGAGAGACACAAGTCGAGTCGGAAAAAAAAGCAGAGGtcgaaattttttaataatacgtGAGAAAATCATTTAGCTCGTGATAAATAAAGAAGGTGAAAAAATATTGTGGTTAAGATAAAAGTAAAGACGTGGAATATTCATCTTGAAGAACAAAGTCCTTCACAGTTAAGACAAGGTCGTGAGTTGTAAGAAtatgagaaaaagagaaaattagatcgtgacaaaagaaaaatattctgCAATTCACCTTTGTGATCTATTTATAGGAAAAACTTAGAAGAGTTAAATGACTTCATTCTAAACACTTTATCATCATATAAAATTATGTAAAATCCAAGTAAGATTGATGctaaaaagaattataaaatgTAAGTGCATGTGAATGTCTGGATAATTTTCAatttattatacttttatttcttttctttgagtattttattcttcttttcttaaagcattttactttcttttgatttcgaattttatctattttaagttTCATTTATCTTTTTTGTATTTCATTTATTATTGTCATCTACATTATTTGACTCAATTTTTATGTACGAGAATCATTCGACACATATATTAAGTAAATCTCGAGTCGAGTTCATTCTCTAAGAAGAGTATATGctctttgaattaaaattttgatacGAATTTGATTTGACACTCTATCAAAATTACCAAAAATAAAGTGAAATAGAACCAGGGACCAATCCACTTCTCTAGGTGTGGGGCAAGTACCCCTactataatttgaaattttattgaatagtatataataacaataatatttatttgttcccactaaattattaaatttgacctcacaataattttttattcaactttcgaCACTTGATAGTCAATTTGAGAACTTCATATTAGATGTCCATTATaatgatcaatttttaaatttaaataagattggtgttttttcttaaaaatcgactcaaaagaatattatctatccaattgtgtttcttcttttaaaattaactttagttttttttataataactacactaattgaatgaactttttcaactatgaatatcatCAAGAGCTAATTGTATATGAAAATTgagttttaaatgattatttaacgacatatacaaaaaaaaaaagacattttaattatattgtcaagatttcaaaatatgaaatataaaaaaataaagtttaaattatgttattatttaaattactattttagtaatttaatttataattatatatttaaaatttaatcatattttataataataaaatataattataacaacaattatactatgtatatataaaataattatttgtacaaaataaattttaaaatacaaaatacacattaaaaataagttaaataatatatgtatttatatataaatttataataaataatataatttgataactaattttttatataaatgtaatatttttattataaaaattattactataatagatatatttcgtttttattatcaaaattttttagattcGTGCCTGATCGAAACCTTTTAAGCACATGACCTTTGTTCTTCTCTCAGTTCACAAAACCACATGATTCACATCTTAACTAATCATTAAGCTGCTCAAGTGTGTGGTTGGCATCCTTgttttttagaagaaaaaaagttTCAGTGTAGACatcaattctttaaaattttcatatAGATCGTCGACATCATTCATTAAAATCAGTTACCTGATTTTGTTTCTATCTTTAATCTAATTACCCCTACTATTGTACTATTCTTCTTCCCACTCGACGAATTATCAAACCCAATTTGACCAACCGATCAAATCCATAACCCAAAAACACGATCATTTCTGaaagatcaataaaataaaatgaagtgCTAAATTATTATTAGTTGAGTGTATTACTTTATATATTATTCAaactttgatattttttatattttttttaaattaaaagtaaaattcgAATTCAAAACTTTTAAGTGAAGATAGAGAGATTATATATCATTTAAACTAGAGTTCGTTGACATAATTTTATGTTACTTGAGCATAAACAAATCATACAATTAACCAGTAATCAATTAATCGTTTCAATTATTGCTAGTTCAACTTAAAAACTATCCTTTACAAACATACTTACCTACATTTGGTTATTATGAAATTTCTCTACTGCTTTCTCTCACACACACATTATCTTCCTCTCTGTTACATGCATAACTCCCAACATTTTACCGTGTGCCAAAGTTTAATTTGGACCATAGACTAATCAAATTAGTTAAATAACAATTCTACCGAGTAGGGTAACGAATTAACTGAATATTTCAAAGTAATTATAACgttgaaaaaaatagaatatcGCGTTGAAATTGGTTAAAATTTAGACTATGGTCTATGgtctataattaaaataaaaatgaggaAATGGTGTaaagttagaaaaaaaaataatgggACTATTATTATAAGGGTGATGGCACTAAAGAGACGGTCACAATGGCACGTGGTGGATGATTCCCACTATATAGTAAatacctatttatttatttttttattaattaaataatttatatatagttattttatttatttattaaagcattaACCACTGGCGACTTTCCAGTAATGCCGTTGAGTTGAGGAGACCCAAACCCTTTCTCCTCAAACAGCTGTTCATAGCTGTCCCAATcttaatctctctctctctctctcccatgtGACCCCACTGCACAAACACATAGATGCAGATACCCCCAGAGATTTATTgggattttaaaaaagaaaagaaaattaaataattaattagagaTGATGATTATTACTACTATGCatatctaaaagaaaaaaaagaaaaagaagttgaTGATGGTGGTTATGTGTGATTTAGttattttgttattgttgttgttgcaatcttctttctcttctcaaCCTTTGATTCTTCTTTCTCCCTCTAACATTCCCCTCCTATTGGTTTCTCAGTAATAAATATAAacatttctttatatatatataaaggcttTCTTAGAAGAAGCTCCTTTCTTCACTTCtttctctccttcttccttcCATCTTTGGTTTCTCAAGTGCCTATCATCACACACAAATATTTGCAACTAAATATAGATATAGAATTGGAAAGTTTTTGCAGCTAAAGAagtttgtttattattattattatcaagatTCAAGAGTGAAATCCTTTCATCTTCCAAATCCATTTCATTGGCAAAATGGCACAATTGCCGCCAAAGATTCCAAACATGGCAAGTAATAATTGGCCTGAGTTTTCATCAAATCAAAATCATCATCACCAAAAGATGCCTTCTCTCAcaagcatttcaacaaacacaaacCGCCACCAAAACCAACAACAGCAGCAAAACCCTTCCTGGGTTGACGAGTTTCTGGACTTCTCGTCGGCAAGGCGCGGGGCCCACCGACGGTCCATGAGCGACTCCATTTTCGTGGAATCGCCCAGGCACATTAACCACAGCAGCAGCAACGGCGACGGCGGCGAAGACGAGTTTGAGAGGTTTGATGATTATCAATTCATGAACATGTTCAGTGATGAGGTAGTTTCCGGCGGTGATAACAACACTAACAACTCCATGAATATGATGACgatgccgccgccgccgccgccggcGACAATGTCGACGTCATCGAATCCTTCTAGTTCTTCCGATCATGATAGCATCAACGATAATGAGAGAGACACAAACAACAAAGAGATCAATAAGGATGATGATGATCATCATGATCAGCAACAAGTGAAGGTGGAATCCGATGAAGATGAAAGCCAATGCAATAATAAAGCTcaggataatgatgatgatagcagtaagaataacaataataactccAATGCAAATGCTGCTACTACAAATTCCAGTGAAAAAATTACAGACCCCAAGAGGGTAAAAAGGTAAATATTACAATTCTATTCTTTCATCGCTTTAATTAAATAAAGCTGCAAATGGATAATGTGTTATTAGTTAGTGTTTAATATGGATTATTAATTATTGTTCATAATAATGTACCTTGTTAGAAACTAATTaagtacattattattatttgttaatttaatttcctCTGATTCTAatcttgatttaattatttttttttatacgaACAGGATTTTGGCTAATAGACAATCAGCACAAAGATCAAGAGTGAGGAAGCTGCAACACATATCAGAGCTTGAGCGCAGTGTAACTTCATTACAGGTACGTTAAAAAATTAATTCCATCATCATTGTAATTCTTTTGGTACATATCATCATAGATTAATTTgttacaataataattatattggtgTTTAATTACGAATGAAGGCGGAAGTTTCAGTATTATCACCGCGGGTGGCATTTTTGGATCACCAACGTTTGCTTCTAAATGTTGATAACAGTGCTCTCAAGCAAAGAATCGCAGCTTTGGCACAGGACAAGATCTTCAAAGATGGTAATTGCTTTACGTATTCTCTTTTAGTTTACCTTCATAGTATCCTCCAAGATGCTATACTACTATTGTTTATTCATTTCTCTACGTAATTAATGCTTAAACTATTGACTAATTGGCACTTAGGAGCTAAGGTTGGGGGATAAGAATAATTAATTGCTCttagttattattttctattgttgAGGGTTACTTTTGCATCTTCCAAAAGTGGAAAAGCTAGGGACCAGTTTTATAGAGGTAATTTTAGtttgagcaatgctagggggccagcaatttttgtgattgttagccatcaatgatgatttgatggtgtgagattggtatgagatttcatccaatggctcatcttcttctgctggttacatgctggccaaaattcaataaaactgctggccccctagacttttccttttagttttacatatctaattttattggaccacCATGTGTGAAGTATACAGAATTCGAATATCGTCTCTGTATCAATAATTAGAGATGCATGTGCATGTGCATGTACATTTCTCTCCATCGGATTATAGTGTGCATTAGCTTCAGGACAACAATTAGATAAATATAAAACACGAGTTAAGCATGTAAATAAGAGAATCTTGCAATCTTGTTTAATTTAAACAGTCTAAGACCATGATAAACTAGAAATAAATGGAATAAAAACTGAAGTTGGTTAACTAATAAGTAATGGGGAAGGGAGAATTAGAGAAATGTTTGCTAAATAGAGAAATTTTAGGGGCAATATATTTTGGGAACCACTCGGATAAAGACGTCttaaacgtctttttttaaagatgtttttcagtaaataaaatttaatatatataatcaattaaattatgttatttttgtcaaaattaagctAGATAAATTGATTTaacaaaaaaatggtgaatcaaattttgaactggtctaaatattattttttttataaaaaatgactataatatttttattatagaaaatgattaaaatactcttattttatatatatatatatatatatatatatttaattttaaaaattttaaatcctaatcctataatagaaaaataaatgactaaaatttaggatttttaaaattaatatatataatagaagttttttagtcattttttataatagggtattgtaataattttttataaaaataatattaatttagatcaattcAAGATTTAACTCATTATTTTTTggtcaaatcaatttgtctagtctaattttgataaaaataatacaatttaatcaattatatgtattaaattttaattattaaaaaatatctttataaaaagacgTTTTTAGCGTTAGAGTGACtccatatatttttctttaattttatctctcttttaatatatattcagGTTCCTTTGTAGCTTGGTTTGAGCGAAATCAATAttctttatttttggataatattCGCATAGTCATTCTGCACGACAAATTAATCCTTCTTGTTAAGAGGGATTAATTCGTTTAAAAAGTTTTAGAGTAATAACAATTTATTAACaacttaaatattttataaaaaaattttaaaggttaatttaaaaatttatttaataaaaaagagtttaaaaaagtaGATAAAGATATATACCACAACTAGAGTTAATAAAGAGTATTAGGTCCAGTTTGggtaaccaacttaattaaactttttttgataaaataacttaaataataaatgactctgttaaaaataacttataaataaattattttgtgtttagatttttaattttaaaagtgtttattttataaaaatatgataaaaagtagaagtattatgagagaagtcattttttttaacttctctataaattcctaaataatttcttaaaaaattataatttaattttaaaaattataacatacattaatactattacttttcataaatcaaaaataaaaaaaaattacttctaaAATTTTCAAACGAACCTTAGTCATCTTCCGGAACTAACGATAGTAATGAGAACAGAAGTTGCTTACTGTTGCGGACATTTTCTTGttgaaattattcataatttaacaaaaatattatttatacattaaaattaattattatatatttatgtataaatatatattatttaatttatttttaatatatattttataataatatataattaattttaataatttaatagaatatatatttaacatgattgataaattaaatattatttagtgACTTTATAAGGGATAAACATGTTAATTATGAAACCAAATTAAACAGTTGCATTACTTTTAGTTAAAAGTGATTTGCATGCCACATTGCCACTCATATTTTAAATCAGTGTGCCATATCACGTGCCCTTGTCTCCATAGGTAGTATGACTTGTGCACAAgaaaattaagaagaaagaagagagtaacaattgtagatattttaaaaatatacattgtagagtcaccaaaaaaaaaatgtagaGTATGCATTTAAGATCAGACCAATGTTATATTCttagtaaatattatatttttttgttagtatttaatcaataataatttacacatatatttataaaaattttatatttaaaaaatatataatttatacttatatttattagaattatatatataaattaatataatttatatttactcattttttttaaaatttgtatacataaattagtaaaatttatttattaaagataatttaatatttataatgatcaaataattattaaaaatattaaaaattgttgatttcaaagaaattttttttaagaatatgcatgcgaatatatattttttcttcttagcaaagcttgaaattaattaattatataatctcattaatttattacataaaaatgtAGCTCACCAAGAAGCACTGAAAAGGGAGATAGAAAGACTAAGGCAAGTGTATCACCAACTAAACGTGAAGAAGAATATGGAAATTGCTTCAGCCACAGTGTCACCTTCAATATCTCCATCTTCGACAAGACCACGTTGTGATACTCAGAATAATGAAAAGGAACAGCTTATCAatgtttgaataaaaaaataataataaaaaggtggaaaaaaaaaaccctacCCAATACAAGACTCTCACCTTATTATTAGTACTACATTGATCAAGGGTAGCTAGGTATAGCTAGTGTACAGTGTGAGtgattctttgtttctttctttcttttattttattcaaagagGAAGGAATAATAGtaccaaaaaagaaagaaaaaatgaggtgaaattattgaaatttaaaggggggaaaaaaagaggaaaaaaattgtGACTTATTGTGatataattgaattgaatggtgTCACGTACTGTTGGGTAGTGAGGGTGGTGAGAATTTTTATTAGGGTAACTGAATTGATgggaaagaaagtaagaaaaaatGAGAGAATTGAGAAGGGGGTCACATTATATATCATATAACATAATTATGATGATTTATGATTTGGGAGGTATTTAAACGAAgatgtcaaaaatattttgtataatagtatgattaatttattttgtcatatattttcataatatatcaaaatttaatcttataatttatcaTCTAagagttaaaattttttatataaatacaattataaaaatttttttagagtATCACAATTTATGAGTGGTGAGGCCAtgttggtgatggtggtggtaaGCTTTTGCTATCAAAGCTGAGGAGTCACGTGATGTGTTTTACTTTTTAAAgagaggaaaataaaaaataaaaaatgggacCACTCAAAGATGCATGATTGGAATGCAGGGAAACACATGTGCACTAGTGGCATCAAACagagagaaagaaggtgggagGTATATGTCGGAGATTCTTTCAGTttattttttacttgtttttaaatgtatttgttattgtctttgattttttttttttttgggtaatttaattatttttggtgTTCTTCAATTCCAAGTTGGAAAACAAAGAGTAGTGGTGGTGGGTTTGTGTTGGGATGGATGAAAGGAGGGTATGTCATTGAAGTGTTGTTGGCtcctctttgagttttgtttgtACTTTACATTATTATAATTACTGTTTTTCATGGTTATGTAATTATCTTAATTTGACACATTGATTGGaaagatttaaaagaaaaaatggaagtgTAAATATTCAGTTGAATCAATTATTGTTGTTGTACATGGTGAAGTTTTTAACCGAGGTTCCAAAATGCCTATTTACAATGTTTCAAGTTAACATATTCTCTATAACCAAATAGAATGGTTATTTCCATataactttatttttatataatttctgaaagttgttaatgtagaaaataaaaaactaataaaatacatattattgtcataattttatttaaaatggcTCAGCAAATAAGagaaacattaattttttttttgaactggaAAAGGTTtgtaaattccaaaaaaaaaaattttaatttcctgCTGAAGTTAGTTTGGCATTTAGTTACAGATAAAAAATCTTTGTATGTCTGAATCATATACAAGTGTTGGAataaaaatctcatttttacCGTCAAATGTTTGGCAAAGAATTTGTCAAAATTGGAAGAAATTAGATCAAAACCCGATTTAGAGGATTGGAGATTGTCACTGgacttttttttgaaaagatcaTTGGATGATTGGATCCCTTACGTAAAcaatctattaaattttgtggACACTGAATCTAATAGTAGTGGATGTCTCTACTACCATTGGAGTTGGAATCTCATAGCTCCTAGAATGGATTGATAACAATCTGAAGGAAACTTCTACGAGGTTCTGTCGCCCATATTCTTTGCTATAGCCTGTTGCAACATTTGATATCAGCATTGAGAAATTGAACTACAATCTGAGAATTCGTGCCTCCATCGAAACTTGAGTTTGGCCAAAGAATATAATGAGTTCTCGATGGAAATGTTTGAGTAAGAGTAAAGTTGAAGTGGTTGAATTATCTATTACTCATATTTTTTGGCGTCCTCCACCGGATCATTGGATAAAGATCAACACAGATGGATCTATTAATAGCTTGGGAACGACGGCTTGCAGTGGCATCCTCCGAGATCACCATGGTAGTTTTCTCGCAGCCTTTAGTGTGAATTTGGATAATTTCTCAATCACTTTGACTACTTTATTGTTTCTCAATGAGGATATATCAACATATAAGTAGAAACAAATTCTATAATAGCTTTAGAGTTTTTCCAACTCTCATGCAGCTTTTCCTCTTGTAGCAGCGATCCAGACTTTGCTAACTAAGTTGTCGGTTAATCATGTGTTTAAGTAAAGAAATGGATGTGCAAACAGATAGGTTAAACTTG
This genomic window contains:
- the LOC112789867 gene encoding basic leucine zipper 61, coding for MAQLPPKIPNMASNNWPEFSSNQNHHHQKMPSLTSISTNTNRHQNQQQQQNPSWVDEFLDFSSARRGAHRRSMSDSIFVESPRHINHSSSNGDGGEDEFERFDDYQFMNMFSDEVVSGGDNNTNNSMNMMTMPPPPPPATMSTSSNPSSSSDHDSINDNERDTNNKEINKDDDDHHDQQQVKVESDEDESQCNNKAQDNDDDSSKNNNNNSNANAATTNSSEKITDPKRVKRILANRQSAQRSRVRKLQHISELERSVTSLQAEVSVLSPRVAFLDHQRLLLNVDNSALKQRIAALAQDKIFKDAHQEALKREIERLRQVYHQLNVKKNMEIASATVSPSISPSSTRPRCDTQNNEKEQLINV